In the genome of Microbacterium endophyticum, one region contains:
- a CDS encoding ABC transporter permease, translating to MSTMTTSMPSGVTPNGTPQSAELNAVVRKQATTGAMKALGWGLATFFGTIIAVLALWVGVLWVFQISPLIAKGPVDIWNFLVTVPAAEANREIIFGNLWVTLGDAVIGFVAGLIVAILGAGLFQLSKGAESALMPVAMLLRSVPLVAMAPVIILIFGRDFWTVAVIGGIVVLFPALVNISFGLKSASPQMNDLVEVYGGGAWKKLNTIAMPSSLPAFFAAVRISVPGAITGALLAEWLAVGGGIGGSIAGYVPQAQFNALWASVVVVTAASLILYNVIQIVEDVVLARMGMTPQKGI from the coding sequence ATGAGCACAATGACGACGAGCATGCCATCCGGCGTGACTCCGAACGGCACCCCGCAGTCGGCTGAACTCAACGCTGTTGTGCGCAAGCAGGCAACGACGGGCGCAATGAAAGCGCTCGGATGGGGCCTTGCGACGTTCTTCGGAACGATCATCGCGGTGCTCGCGCTGTGGGTCGGAGTCCTTTGGGTTTTTCAGATCTCGCCGCTGATCGCTAAGGGTCCCGTCGACATCTGGAACTTCCTCGTGACGGTTCCGGCGGCGGAAGCCAACCGCGAGATAATCTTCGGCAATCTCTGGGTCACTCTCGGCGACGCCGTTATCGGATTCGTCGCGGGCCTCATCGTCGCGATTTTGGGTGCCGGGCTCTTTCAGCTGAGCAAGGGTGCTGAAAGCGCGCTGATGCCGGTCGCGATGTTGTTGCGGTCGGTTCCCCTCGTCGCAATGGCTCCGGTGATCATCCTGATCTTCGGGCGCGACTTTTGGACAGTCGCCGTCATCGGTGGAATCGTCGTACTCTTCCCGGCGCTCGTCAACATCTCGTTCGGCCTGAAGTCGGCCTCGCCACAGATGAATGACCTCGTGGAGGTCTATGGGGGCGGCGCGTGGAAAAAGCTCAACACCATCGCAATGCCTTCATCGCTTCCGGCATTTTTCGCGGCAGTCCGTATCTCCGTGCCGGGCGCCATCACAGGCGCGCTCCTCGCCGAGTGGCTGGCGGTGGGCGGTGGGATCGGTGGCTCGATCGCAGGCTACGTGCCGCAGGCACAGTTCAACGCGCTGTGGGCATCGGTTGTTGTCGTCACGGCGGCCTCGCTGATTCTCTACAACGTCATCCAGATCGTTGAAGACGTGGTCCTGGCGCGCATGGGTATGACACCTCAGAAAGGCATTTAG